The following is a genomic window from Hyphomicrobiales bacterium.
CGACGATCACGTTCAATCTCATGCCCTTGCTCATGAAAACCATAAAAGCTCAACGGCAATGAATGTCGAGCCGTTCATGCCCCACCTTGGTGAGTTGTCGGCCCATTTCGGATCCGCAATTGACCCCGCGAGATAAGAAGTCACGCAGAATCAATGGCTTGATGCCAGTATCCATCGAGATCCCAGCCCGCCCCGAACATGCTCTAGCTCATCCACGATCATCGTTCAAGCTGCCGGAATGGCTCAGGGCAGCTGATCGCGGATACGGCCTAAACTTTCATCACGTCCGAGTACTGTCATGACATCGAAGAGGCTAGGCGAGGTGCCCCGGCCGGTCAGGGCCGCACGAAGGGGTTGCGCCAATTGGCCGAGCTTCAGTCCCGCCTCGGTCGCGGTCGCCCTCACTGCGGCCTCGGTCGTCTGGTTGCTCCAGTCATTGATTCCCTCAAGCGCAGGAAGCACCAGGGCAAGCCGCTCCCGGCCCTCTGCATTGAGAAGCGCAATCGCCTTGTCGTCGCAGGCGAGAGGTCGAGATACATAGATAAATGAAGCACTATCAAGAAGTTCAACCAGAGTCTTGGCACGCTCCTTGAGACCGGGCATCGCCGCAAGCAGCTTTTCACGCAGGTCAGCCGGCAAGGTCGGCCCGAGGCCGCGCGCCGGCCCGAGCTCCGGCAGAATATCTTCCAGCGCCCGCACCAGAGCCTCGTCGTCGGCGCTTCGCATGTAGTGGCCGTTGAGGTTCTCCAGCTTCGCAAAGTCAAAACGGGCGGGAGAACGCCCGATGGAGCCGAGATCGAAGGCCGCGATCATCTCTTCGGTAGAAAAGAACTCCTGATCGCCATGGCTCCAGCCGAGGCGCACGAGATAGTTGCGCAGCGCCGTGGGCAGATAGCCCATGGAGCGATAGGCGTCGATGCCGAGCGCGCCATGACGCTTCGAGAGTTTGGCGCCGTCCGGACCATGAATCAGCGGGATATGGGCCATGATAGGCACGTCCCAGCCGAGCGCCTCGTAGATCTGCTTTTGCCGCGCGGCGTTGGTGAGATGATCGTCGCCGCGGATGATATGGGTGACACCCATGTCGTGATCATCGACGATGACCGCGAGCATATAGGTCGGCGTGCCGTCCGAGCGCAGCAGTACGAGATCGTCCAGATCCTTGTTCTGCCACGTGACACGGCCCTGCACCTGATCATCGATCACGGTCTCGCCTTCGGTCGGCGCGCGCAGGCGGATCACCGGCTTGACGTCGGCCGGCGCCTCCGAGGACGGACGGTCACGCCAGCGCCCGTCATAGCGCAACGGCCGCCCCTCGCGCCGTGCCTCCTCGCGCATGGCTTCGAGTTCCTGAGGCGTCGCATAGCAATAATAGGCACGCCCGCGCGCAAGCAGATCCTCGGCGACCTCCCGGTGCCGTGCCGCGCGGGAGAACTGGTGAATGGCATCACCATCCCAGTCGAGCCCGAGCCAGCTCAAGCCATCGAGGATGGCGGCGATGGCCGCTTCCGTGGAGCGTTCGCGATCGGTGTCCTCGATTCTCAGCAGCATCTTGCCGCCATTCCGGCGGGCATAGAGCCAGTTGAACAGGGCCGTGCGGGCGCCGCCAATATGCAGGAAGCCTGTTGGCGAAGGCGCGAAACGCGTAACGACGGTTTCGGTCATCTCAGATATGTGCTCTCTTGTGCCAAAGCGATGATCGTGATGGTGCAAAGTCGCTTCCACCTACGGTCGGGCGTCGTTTAGCATGATGCTCGGCCGGGAGTAAGAAGCTCTTTCCCTCACGGGAGGCCATCGTTCCACCGGTTTGTTATCAGCCCAGCCGGTAGCGGCCTGTCTGGCGCCGCGTGTCCGGGAATATGTTTCACGGTCCGGTGCTTTCAAGGCCGGCACGCTTTATTTGCCCGATCAGATGATTGTTCGTTCCTTGCGTTTCTGCGTTTCAGAACCATTCCGTTGCAATCTGGCCGCTACCCGGTCCGTCATTCAGGGTGTTTCGCCCGCATGGCCCGCCAAAAGAACCGCGCGATCATTGTCGCCGATGACGGCAGACCGCCGCGTCTTGCCGCCAGCAGCCTGCTGCCGGGGTGGCATGTCTTCTTTCCAGGCGAGGCGCGCGGCGGCCTTCGGGATCTCTTCGCCGTCGAGGCGGAACGGCGGCGGGCCTTCCTGTGGCTGCCCGTCGCGTTCGGCGGCGGCATTATTCTCTACTTTCTTGCCGACGCGGAGCCGTCCCTGTGGCCGTCAGCGATTGGAACGGCCATCGCGGTTCTCACGGCGGCTGTCACAGGCCGCCATCGCCAGCTTTCCAGGGTGACGCTCGCGGTCGCGGCCGTCATGGCGGGATTTGCCGCGGCGACATGGCGTACGCGCAGCGTAGAAGCGCCCGTCCTCGCCCGGCCGATGATTGCCAAGCTCGGCGGGCTTGTTCTGAACGTCGAGGAGCGCCCGGCGGGACCGCGCATCGTCGTCAGGGTCGCAACCCTTGGAGAACTGGCGGCGAATGCTCGCCCCGCCCAGGTGCGCGTTTCCCTTCGCCCGGGCGCGAGTGTCAAGGCGGGCGACTTCATCGAGGCGACAGCCCGCCTTCTGCCGCCGCCAACTGCGGCGCGCCCTGGCGGCTATGATTTCGCCAGGGATGCCTTCTTCGCCGAACTGGGAGCGGTCGGCTCGCTCGTCGGAAAGGTGACAATCCGTGCGCCACCCGAGGCGCCGGATGGCTGGACAGCACTGACCATTGCCAACGACGTCGCCCGCAATGCCCTGACCCAGCGCATCGCCAACGCGTCAGGGGGGCAGGAGGGGGCTCTCGCGGCGGCCCTGGTCACGGGCAAGCGCGGACTGATCACGGAGGAGGTCAACGACGCCCTGCGCGCGGCCGGCATCTATCACATCGTGTCGATCTCCGGCCTCCATATGGCTCTCGCCGCGGGAAGCCTGTTCTGGGCTGCGCGCGCGCTGCTCTCGCTGTGGCCGGCGATGACGCTCGCTTGGCCGGTGAAGAAAATCGCCGCAGTCGTCGGGATGCTCGGCGCCACCGCCTATTGCCTGTTCTCCGGTGCCGAAGTCGCGACCCAGCGCTCTCTCGTGATGACCATCGTCATGATGGGCGCAATCCTGATCGACCGGCCAGCCCTCTCCATGCGCAACCTCGCCTTGTCCGCGCTGATCTGCCTAGCGTTGCGCCCGGAAGCCCTGCTGGGTCCAAGTTTCCAGATGTCCTTCGCGGCGGTTGCCGGAATGATCGCCTTTACTGTCAGGCCCTCGGGGCTCCTCGCCGGAAGCGCCCCGTCCTCGGGCGCCTACGGCTGGCTGCGGGCCGTGGGGCGATGGGCCTTTCTTCTGACGACGACCACGACCGTCGCGACCATTGCCACGGCGCCGTTCAGCGCCTATCATTTCCAGACCCTTAACCCGTTCGGCCTGCTGGGCAACGCCATGGCGTTGCCGCTGATCGAACTCGCGGTCATGCCGCTCTCGGTGCTCGGCGTCTTTGCGTCCTTCTTCGAGCTTGATCGGCCGGTCTGGTGGCTGATCGGGCAGGCGACGGTCCCGGTGCTGGCCTCCGCCCGCGCGGTCGCCGAACTCGAACGCTCACGCGTCGTCGTCCCTGCCTTCGATGTCGGGGCTCTCGGACTGATGGTCGTCGCCATCCTCTGGGTCACGCTGTGGACGACAGCCTTGCGCTGGGTTGCGCTGTACCCCGCAGCGATCGGGCTCGCGATGGCCCATGGCGCGGCGCCTCCTGACATCTACATCGACCGCGGTGCGAGCGGACTGGCCCTGCGCGCCGCCGACAGCCGGCTCGTCATCCTCGGCAAGCCGTCGGGCTTCGTGCTGGAACAATGGTTACGCGCCGATGGCGACGGACGCGCGATAGAGGATCCCTCCCTGCGTCACGACACGCACTGCGACCGGCTTGGCTGCACCGCTCGTTTGAAGAACGGTCAGATGATCGCCTTCGTTCGTGACAAACGCGCTTTCCCCGAGGATTGCGGACGTGCCGCGGTCATCGTCAGCCCTCTTCGGGCGCCACGGAACTGCAAGGCCGTCACGATCATCGATCGGCGTGTTCTCGACAGCAGCGGTGCCATCATGCTGACGCAGGCCCCCAATAACGCGGGCTTCAGCCAGATCCAGGCCCTATCGACCGCGTCGCGGCCCTGGATCACTGGCGTCAAACCACCGCAACCCTCGGTCAGCCCCTCAGAGCGAAAAATGCCAACCGCCGCTTTGCCTGCCCCAACACGTCAAAGTCTCGATCCTCTCGATGCCACATCGGAAATCACCGGAGAGGGGGAGGAGAGGGAACCGTTCAGTAGCGGCGCAGAAGACTGACAAGCTTACCTTGGATGCGCACTCTGTCAGGGCCTAGAACGCGTGTTTCATAGGACGGATTAGCTGCTTCGAGCGCGATCGATGAGCCGCGGCGGCGAAGCCGTTTGAGGGTAGCTTCCTCGTCATCGATCAGGGCAACGATGATATCGCCGGTATCGGCCATGTCCTGGCGCCGGATAACGACAGTATCGCCATCGAGAATGCCCGCCTCGATCATAGAATCACCGCGTACCTCGAGGGCGAAATGCTCGCCCGCGCTGAGCATCTCGACAGGAATGGCCAAAGTATTGCTGCGGGATTGGATCGCCGAGATCGGCGTGCCTGCCGCGATGCGCCCCATCACCGGAACCGAAATCGTCTTCGGGGCATCGGCCTCCGACGCGGGGGGCAGATTGCGCACGCGACCGAGGCCGCCTTCCACCACGCTTGGGCTGAATTTGCCCCGCGGAGCGGCAACCATCGCGTTGTCGGGTAATTTGATGACTTCGAGCGCCCGCGCGCGATTGGGGAGTCGG
Proteins encoded in this region:
- the lexA gene encoding LexA repressor, producing MLTRKQNELLRFIHERLRETSVPPSFDEMKEALDLKSKSGIHRLIIALEERGFIRRLPNRARALEVIKLPDNAMVAAPRGKFSPSVVEGGLGRVRNLPPASEADAPKTISVPVMGRIAAGTPISAIQSRSNTLAIPVEMLSAGEHFALEVRGDSMIEAGILDGDTVVIRRQDMADTGDIIVALIDDEEATLKRLRRRGSSIALEAANPSYETRVLGPDRVRIQGKLVSLLRRY
- a CDS encoding Competence protein ComEC yields the protein MARQKNRAIIVADDGRPPRLAASSLLPGWHVFFPGEARGGLRDLFAVEAERRRAFLWLPVAFGGGIILYFLADAEPSLWPSAIGTAIAVLTAAVTGRHRQLSRVTLAVAAVMAGFAAATWRTRSVEAPVLARPMIAKLGGLVLNVEERPAGPRIVVRVATLGELAANARPAQVRVSLRPGASVKAGDFIEATARLLPPPTAARPGGYDFARDAFFAELGAVGSLVGKVTIRAPPEAPDGWTALTIANDVARNALTQRIANASGGQEGALAAALVTGKRGLITEEVNDALRAAGIYHIVSISGLHMALAAGSLFWAARALLSLWPAMTLAWPVKKIAAVVGMLGATAYCLFSGAEVATQRSLVMTIVMMGAILIDRPALSMRNLALSALICLALRPEALLGPSFQMSFAAVAGMIAFTVRPSGLLAGSAPSSGAYGWLRAVGRWAFLLTTTTTVATIATAPFSAYHFQTLNPFGLLGNAMALPLIELAVMPLSVLGVFASFFELDRPVWWLIGQATVPVLASARAVAELERSRVVVPAFDVGALGLMVVAILWVTLWTTALRWVALYPAAIGLAMAHGAAPPDIYIDRGASGLALRAADSRLVILGKPSGFVLEQWLRADGDGRAIEDPSLRHDTHCDRLGCTARLKNGQMIAFVRDKRAFPEDCGRAAVIVSPLRAPRNCKAVTIIDRRVLDSSGAIMLTQAPNNAGFSQIQALSTASRPWITGVKPPQPSVSPSERKMPTAALPAPTRQSLDPLDATSEITGEGEEREPFSSGAED
- the gltX gene encoding Glutamate--tRNA ligase 1 — protein: MTETVVTRFAPSPTGFLHIGGARTALFNWLYARRNGGKMLLRIEDTDRERSTEAAIAAILDGLSWLGLDWDGDAIHQFSRAARHREVAEDLLARGRAYYCYATPQELEAMREEARREGRPLRYDGRWRDRPSSEAPADVKPVIRLRAPTEGETVIDDQVQGRVTWQNKDLDDLVLLRSDGTPTYMLAVIVDDHDMGVTHIIRGDDHLTNAARQKQIYEALGWDVPIMAHIPLIHGPDGAKLSKRHGALGIDAYRSMGYLPTALRNYLVRLGWSHGDQEFFSTEEMIAAFDLGSIGRSPARFDFAKLENLNGHYMRSADDEALVRALEDILPELGPARGLGPTLPADLREKLLAAMPGLKERAKTLVELLDSASFIYVSRPLACDDKAIALLNAEGRERLALVLPALEGINDWSNQTTEAAVRATATEAGLKLGQLAQPLRAALTGRGTSPSLFDVMTVLGRDESLGRIRDQLP